One window of Bactrocera tryoni isolate S06 chromosome 2, CSIRO_BtryS06_freeze2, whole genome shotgun sequence genomic DNA carries:
- the LOC120769639 gene encoding uncharacterized protein LOC120769639, producing MDATTVESIIAMPLGAASNSNTNMSCGSSSSSNSSGYASATTPTNPASAGSSSSHSQYSDSHSNTPVGLVEPTPVATIAAVTPYYNETFQQQHHQQQQQHQPQLHHPPHPQYPHQTHSYQLTEPLPTSSQYDNTYDSYTYLSGGESYQQSSGGSERNLLGMRHATSHYTTLEKPSKQPTQTAIQPHTNTAKSNKIYNNNSSETALRSTKRIGESNTAAKPQAAATPFYANSLQTGGSGTYGDPIKYRMSTGTKLPTLGDYLNYGNQPLDISNTGNYTQSFSQHHAGKPLQDVPYGASPTQVKTFNNMPNTRLPQQRLSMHYGNTAMPVGIPIGNASNNSNGSNSSSSIYIDKYDKYLYNAVSTVAQSPYYTTTPPANLSAMPYNAVPYAPAPPASTSVPPQYAAEIPNDAYRKSSATSAWHWSMDYSNGNCRTLPPPNGIPTAAIPPTNASYVPTNATAAANRDIYYSAEKYSNKYDKYNSYYNPHQQYMTSNATGRSAWSNSPHSSAHLVPTLAERLSHPYPHHAPLTTGGVPTALAPSAHPSLAYHHPYTPSAATATARQNCCSQFQQQNCYYPRTAHHPHLPPNTYSPHSQTPPYGTSSTAVGSGNSPVIKYNVLDYGPANKSKVNTNDVYAATPAYEATNMNYHSHPAGMAHNAQYGNAMAPTTVVAHPPLNRNMTPGSHNDITTVYYNDLNMQTNYDNYMGPIQPTPLVEERRESLVQRVDHLPNLPPPYTQSTSTKNSLIDYRKPAVTPNDDSFIAEPTLTNLDEHMATNMSQNQYDNSYGLTRALEPIDDGMYGKAITRESTVKPGNPTPTTPTTKTYSSLRDFLSTWNEDEEDYGGADELQFVENAPPAIDQVMRAENNTNCVEVINKMSSLQELPTEANTPAAYVGDSAPLYRAQPQPLVINNLQLKEDYYQHPKTQPSIGAGSTVNMEESQYANINLPDIVIDIEKSGGGTPNISGATKAPSNNNVVEKSNDKDVSYDCFDVEKELDELESIKMVKIPKINTDTTPIRNGSVIMKAATEALGVVTPNAMLESENLEIIASLKAVNTPAVQKMADKVEKDFCFSEHRAEQSLLTVQAKSDSTFDRSIECDNTTSSNGSTFEKEYETFINKIGNEFEYKVNSNNENNFTAAVSNKLVHSDINTNVAVNQEVPTNEINNTAVKLNTESDMEIAQKIKSFSKFHKRKRKFSETTNNASKIPKQSHDLEQEVNKETNFIETFSKPCRKKDYNVPLHTLRLKYIKKRENKGPSFYQRRIRALYHHFVKINKRLIISSLLREEMVKVSQKHLPLIDRINSTTLPTRDGSDIKQYFNPKTLKFLCVAFINSELFQNKLLKGVEISKEIDKIPETNINEESVRDSPIPQEVKDCEAKENTINEVCNKITCPPSLSSFVAENIFEENVRNEVSDRTSEIDESEYSKQLPEEPPIAELGLESIEVTQNDINLKNHIDFDMPTTLDVKDSKMELDSIETDEIEKEVHSPDCITEPMVHSVEANAESINTRPKYDDKHDRNVDRMGIKEIESEAYDGDISGDGEIVTTKLLTKGIDKPFSDLNTSVNMMDILENQWICNESVENRVPDVENLACLTKDLVNQVIPPNDSEDHVNEITENTRQKATVTDLVHENVENRELEAMDLTCSAGVEENSIHNQKTEVPECAISVPQNEITLSEFSGPCSNMDLEDAFKVAEYPSRIDGSPLSVMEVAVSPPTTPHMGSPVHMKSENSNDTDIIMLNAFDLGEQAKQPNHFNRDVDLSETENSLDMFGARRSAEHFTTTSKNYFTTNMDLDENSSDSNSSSSADSSTSSSSRISSTSSSSSSSSSTDENSQSSLTTVQSDFNEMKELERELSQHQANEAGISIELENGEKTAAATNIEDNCGNEVYINSSKTITENDIKTLKKILESDSDGHEEISTNREDVKAELENGEKTAAATNIEDNSGNEVYINSSKTITENDIKTLKKILESDSDGHEEISANLEDVKADTIDVEKLSADKTTSVSKEQQTDTVNGVAEDNKLMQNEDCVASNGEVNVTMPTAERDCIGTEVVEECVESCEKSCDVEGLARELAVDEDQPQNEPVFCAAINIDDNDDDSSGVPSLKKLSLDYIERVTSIENHTLNNRTEDALNSKIPKLSDLCKIALSSSFEISANNNSNNNTNQNTPEALERELSVEEALAEMYRQAGVTSDPEDGDAEEREAQDVVLINLEEILVNDSDLYVLQCDMNENVLSVVAHAQASDLPMQVDEGVEDIERTVNAEMHAEEMMGLESPQEEVVVTDDMQTDYLESLVNVHDAVDNSPSALPLTPYITPPHTVEYVEDELRITNDDSLNTQFDFPAIHHEEIVSHDYKRLKRQAPPW from the exons ATGGATGCTACGACTGTTGAATCTATAATCGCAATGCCGCTGGGCGCCGCCAGCAACAGCAATACCAACATGAGttgtggcagcagcagcagcagcaacagcagtggCTATGCGAGCGCCACTACCCCCACGAATCCCGCCTCGGCCGGCAGTAGCAGCAGCCACAGCCAATATTCGGACTCGCATTCCAACACACCGGTGGGCTTGGTCGAGCCGACACCTGTGGCCACGATAGCTGCCGTAACGCCGTACTACAATGAAACGTTCCAGCAGCAAcaccaccagcaacaacaacaacatcaaccaCAACTTCATCATCCACCACATCCACAGTACCCACACCAAACACATTCATATCAATTAACGGAGCCCTTGCCCACATCCTCGCAATACGATAACACCTACGATTCGTACACTTATCTCAGCGGTGGCGAAAGCTATCAGCAGTCCAGTGGTGGGAGTGAACGCAATTTATTGGGCATGCGGCATGCTACATCGCATTATACAACCTTGGAGAAGCCAAGTAAGCAGCCCACACAAACGGCTATACAGCCTCACACTAATActgccaaaagcaacaaaatttacaataacaacagcagcgaaACCGCGCTCCGTTCTACAAAACGTATTGGTGAGTCGAACACGGCCGCTAAACCGCAGGCCGCCGCAACGCCGTTCTATGCGAATTCATTGCAAACGGGTGGTTCGGGCACCTATGGGGACCCCATCAAATATAGAATGTCTACTGGCACCAAATTGCCAACCCTTGGCGATTATCTGAACTACGGGAACCAACCATTAGATATTAGCAACACAGGGAATTATACGCAAAGCTTTTCGCAGCATCACGCAGGAAAACCGCTGCAGGACGTGCCGTATGGTGCGAGTCCGACGCAAGTCAAAACATTCAACAACATGCCAAACACGCGCTTGCCGCAACAACGTCTGAGCATGCATTACGGCAATACAGCAATGCCTGTCGGCATTCCTATCGGCAATGCGTCGAATAACAGTAACGGCAGCAACAGCAGTAGCAGCATTTATATCGATAAGtatgataaatatttgtacaatgCAGTGAGCACCGTGGCACAGTCACCGTACTATACAACCACACCACCCGCCAACCTCTCAGCAATGCCCTACAATGCAGTACCGTACGCACCCGCGCCGCCTGCGTCTACGTCAGTCCCACCACAGTATGCTGCTGAAATTCCCAACGACGCCTACCGCAAGTCATCGGCCACGTCGGCTTGGCACTGGAGCATGGACTATTCCAACGGTAATTGTCGCACGCTGCCGCCGCCCAACGGCATACCGACTGCCGCCATACCGCCGACGAATGCTAGCTATGTACCGACTAACGCCACAGCCGCCGCCAATCGTGATATATACTATAGTGCTGAGAAGTATAGCAACAAATATGATAAGTACAATTCATATTATAACCCACACCAACAGTATATGACGTCGAATGCGACTGGACGTAGTGCCTGGTCGAATTCGCCGCATTCCTCAGCACACCTTGTACCCACACTAGCCGAACGTTTGTCACACCCTTATCCACACCATGCACCGCTAACTACGGGCGGCGTGCCAACCGCTTTGGCGCCGTCTGCACATCCCTCCCTCGCATATCATCATCCCTACACGCCTTCCGCGGCTACAGCCACTGCGCGCCAAAATTGTTGCTCACAATTTCAACAACAAAACTGCTATTATCCTCGTACGGCACACCATCCTCACCTTCCACCGAACACGTATAGCCCACACTCGCAAACGCCACCGTACGGCACCAGCAGTACTGCAGTCGGCAGCGGTAACAGTCCTGTCATCAAATATAACGTGCTAGATTATGGACCAGCCAACAAATCAAAGGTGAATACAAATGATGTCTACGCTGCAACGCCCGCATACGAAGCGACGAATATGAATTATCATTCCCATCCGGCAGGTATGGCTCACAATGCTCAATATGGGAACGCTATGGCACCTACTACCGTCGTTGCACATCCACCGCTCAATCGTAATATGACACCGGGTTCCCACAATGACATCACGACTGTTTATTATAATGATCTCAATATGCAAACCAACTATGATAACTATATGGGGCCTATACAACCTACGCCGCTAGTTGAAGAACGACGTGAAAGTTTAGTCCAAAGAGTTGACCATCTACCCAATTTGCCACCACCCTACACGCAATCTACTTCTACGAAGAATTCGTTAATCGACTATCGGAAGCCCGCGGTCACACCAAATGATGACAGTTTCATAGCAGAGCCAACGCTCACCAATTTGGATGAGCATATGGCTACCAATATGAGTCAGAACCAATACGATAATAGCTATGGTCTGACCAGAGCATTGGAACCAATCGACGACGGCATGTATGGCAAAGCAATAACGCGTGAGAGTACAGTTAAGCCTGGTAACCCAACACCGACAACACCCACCACTAAAACCTACTCTAGTTTGCGTGATTTTCTCAGCACATGGAATGAGGATGAGGAGGATTACGGTGGCGCTGATGAGCTACAGTTTGTTGAGAACGCACCACCAGCGATTGATCAAGTCATGCGTGCCGAAAACAATACTAACTGTGttgaagtaataaataaaatgtcgaGCTTGCAAGAACTTCCCACCGAAGCGAATACACCAGCTGCCTATGTTGGGGACTCCGCACCGCTATATAGGGCACAACCCCAACCCCTAGTTATAAATAACTTGCAATTAAAAGAAGATTATTATCAACACCCAAAGACTCAACCAAGCATTGGCGCTGGTAGCACCGTTAATATGGAGGAAAGTCAGTATGCAAATATAAACTTACCTGACATTGTCATCGATATTGAGAAGTCCGGTGGCGGAACACCAAATATATCAGGCGCAACTAAGGCaccaagcaacaacaatgttgtcgaAAAATCCAATGACAAGGACGTAAGCTATGATTGCTTCGATGTAGAAAAAGAGCTCGATGAACTAGAATCAATAAAGATGGTAAAGATACCAAAAATTAATACCGATACAACGCCCATACGCAACGGTAGCGTCATCATGAAGGCGGCTACCGAAGCGCTCGGAGTAGTTACACCCAATGCAATGCTCGAATCAGAAAATCTTGAAATAATTGCGAGCCTTAAAGCCGTAAATACTCCTGCTGTACAAAAAATGGCGGATAAAGTGGAGAAAGACTTTTGTTTCTCAGAGCACAGAGCAGAACAGTCCTTATTAACCGTCCAGGCAAAGAGCGACAGCACATTCGATAGAAGTATTGAATGTGACAATACAACCAGTTCGAATGGTTCCACATTTGAGAAGGAATACGAAACCTTCATTAATAAGATAGGAAATGAGTTTGAATACAAGGTTAACAGTAACAATGAGAACAATTTTACTGCAGCTGTAAGCAACAAATTAGTTCATTCTGATATCAATACAAATGTTGCCGTAAACCAGGAAGTGccaacaaatgaaataaataacacaGCGGTCAAACTAAATACAGAAAGTGATATGGAGAtagcacaaaaaattaaaagtttttcgaAGTTTCATAAACGGAAACGAAAATTTTCGGAAACGACCAATAATGCAAGTAAAATTCCGAAGCAATCGCACGATCTTGAACAAGAAGTGAATAAGGAAACTAATTTTATAGAGACCTTCTCCAAACCTTGCAGAAAAAAAGACTATAATGTCCCTTTACACACACTTCgcttgaaatatataaaaaaaagagaaaacaaagGTCCTTCTTTCTATCAACGGAGGATACGGGCACTATATCATCATTTCGTTAAGATTAACAAACGACTTATTATATCCAGTCTGTTAAGAGAAGAAATGGTCAAAGTGTCGCAAAAACACTTACCGTTAATCGACCGCATAAATAGCACTACACTACCAACTAGAGATGGGAGCGATATCAAACAATATTTCAAtccgaaaacattgaaattcCTATGTGTGGCTTTCATTAACTCAGAGCTGTTCCAAAACAAACTCTTGAAGGGTgttgaaatttcaaaagaaattgataaaatcCCAGAAACAAATATCAATGAGGAAAGTGTAAGGGATAGTCCAATACCACAAGAGGTGAAAGATTGTGAAGCGAAAGAAAATACTATCAACGAGGTCTGTAATAAGATAACATGTCCACCTTCATTGTCATCATTCGTTgcagaaaacatttttgaagagaATGTTCGAAACGAAGTTTCTGATAGAACTTCAGAAATTGACGAGTCAGAATATTCAAAACAGTTACCGGAAGAACCACCAATAGCTGAATTGGGTCTCGAGAGCATTGAGGTTACTCAAAACGACATTAATTTGAAGAATCACATTGATTTTGACATGCCAACTACTTTGGATGTGAAGGATTCAAAAATGGAGCTTGATAGCATTGAAACGGATGAAATCGAAAAAGAAGTTCACAGTCCTGATTGTATTACAGAACCAATGGTTCATAGTGTGGAAGCTAATGCAGAAAGCATTAACACAAGGCCTAAATATGATGATAAACATGACCGAAATGTTGATAGAATGGGAATTAAAGAAATTGAATCCGAAGCCTATGATGGTGATATATCAGGTGATGGTGAAATCGTAACCACGAAACTTTTAACAAAAGGCATTGACAAACCCTTTTCCGATTTAAATACAAGTGTAAATATGATGGATATTTTAGAGAACCAGTGGATTTGCAATGAAAGTGTTGAAAACAGAGTGCCTGATGTAGAGAACTTGGCATGTTTAACCAAAGATCTCGTAAACCAAGTAATTCCACCAAATGATTCTGAAGATCATGTGAATGAGATCACCGAAAATACCAGACAAAAAGCGACAGTTACTGATTTAGTTCACGAGAATGTTGAAAATAGGGAGTTGGAAGCAATGGATCTGACGTGTTCCGCAGGAGTTGAGGAGAATTCAATACATAATCAGAAAACAGAAGTACCTGAATGTGCAATCTCCGTACCTCAGAATGAGATAACGTTATCTGAATTTTCAGGACCGTGCAGCAATATGGATCTCGAAGACGCATTTAAGGTTGCTGAATATCCATCAAGAATTGATGGAAGTCCTTTATCCGTCATGGAAGTTGCTGTAAGTCCACCCACAACTCCGCATATGGGTTCTCCAGTACATATGAAGAGCGAAAACAGTAATGACACAGACATTATAATGCTAAACGCATTTGATTTAGGCGAGCAAGCAAAACAACCAAATCACTTCAATAGAGATGTAGATTTATCTGAAACAGAGAATAGCCTTGATATGTTTGGAGCTAGAAGAAGTGCAGAACATTTCACAACAACGTCGAAAAATTACTTCACGACGAATATGGATCTTGACGAAAATTCATCAGACAGTAATTCATCGAGTAGTGCTGATTCATCCACATCATCTTCTAGCCGCATATCGAGCACATCCTCATCGTCCAGTTCCAGTTCGTCCACGGACGAAAATTCTCAAAGTAGCTTAACAACGGTACAaagcgatttcaatgaaatgaaGGAGTTGGAAAGAGAACTCTCGCAACATCAGGCAAATGAAGCGGGTATCTCAATAGAGCTTGAAAATGGCGAAAAGACTGCGGCAGCGACCAATATCGAAGATAACTGTGGCAATGAAGTATATATCAATTCGTCGAAAACTATAACGGAGAACGACATTAAAaccttgaaaaaaatattagaaagtgATAGTGACGGGCATGAAGAGATAAGTACAAACCGTGAGGATGTTAAAGCCGAGCTTGAAAATGGCGAAAAGACTGCGGCAGCGACCAATATCGAAGATAACAGTGGCAATGAAGTATATATCAATTCTTCGAAAACGATAACGGAGAACGACATTAAAACCTTGAAAAAAATACTAGAAAGCGATAGTGATGGACATGAAGAGATAAGTGCAAACCTTGAGGATGTTAAAGCCGATACAATAGACGTTGAAAAGCTAAGTGCCGACAAAACAACAAGCGTTTCGAAAGAGCAACAAACAGATACAGTAAATGGTGTGGCGGAAGATAACAAACTAATGCAAAATGAAGATTGCGTTGCAAGTAACGGTGAAGTAAACGTGACAATGCCTACGGCAGAGCGTGACTGTATTGGTACGGAGGTGGTGGAAGAGTGCGTAGAGAGTTGCGAGAAGTCGTGCGATGTCGAAGGTTTGGCGCGTGAACTCGCAGTGGATGAAGACCAGCCGCAGAACGAACCTGTGTTTTGCGCAGCAATAAATATCGATGATAATGATGATGACAGCAGTGGAGTACCGAGTTTGAAGAAACTATCGCTGGACTATATAGAGCGAGTAACTTCCATTGAAAATCATACGCTAAATAACCGAACTGAGGATGCGTTAAATAGTAAAATACCAAAGCTAAGTGACCTTTGTAAAATTGCCTTAAGTAGTTCCTTTGAAAttagcgccaacaacaacagtaacaacaacacaaaccaAAACACGCCCGAAGCGTTAGAGCGTGAATTGAGCGTTGAAGAAGCTTTAGCCGAAATGTATCGACAAGCCGGTGTCACATCAGATCCCGAAGATGGCGATGCTGAGGAGAGAGAAGCTCAAGATGTAGTACTAATTAATTTAGAAGAAATTTTAGTTAACGATAGTGATTTATATGTTTTACAATGTgatatgaatgaaaatgtgcTCAGCGTTGTGGCGCATGCGCAGGCCAGCGATTTGCCCATGCAAGTCGATGAAGGTGTAGAAGATATTGAAAGAACTGTAAATGCTGAAATGCATGCAGAAGAAATGATGGGTTTAGAAAGTCCACAAGAAGAGGTGGTAGTGACCGATGATATGCAAACCGATTATCTCGAGTCATTAGTGAATGTACACGATGCCGTAGATAATTCCCCATCTGCACTACCGTTAACCCCATACATTACACCCCCACACACAGTAGAGTACGTTGAAGATGAGTTGAGGATCACGAACGATGACTCACTCAATACACAATTCGATTTTCCCGCCATACATCACGAAGAAATCGTCTCGCATGATTACAAGCGGCTCAAACGACAG GCCCCACCATGGTAA